The proteins below are encoded in one region of Pongo pygmaeus isolate AG05252 chromosome 20, NHGRI_mPonPyg2-v2.0_pri, whole genome shotgun sequence:
- the ZNF791 gene encoding zinc finger protein 791 codes for MDSVAFKDVSVSFSQEEWALLAPSQKKLYRDVMQETFKNLASIGEKWEDPNVEDQHKNQGRNLRSHMGERLCEGKEGSQCAETFSPNLSVTKKTAGVKPYECTICGKVFMRLSSLTRHMRSHTGYELFEKPYKCKECGKAFSYLKSFQRHERSHTGEKPYKCKQCGKTFIYHQPFQRHERTHIGEKPYECKQCGKALSCSSSLRVHERIHTGEKPYECKQCGKAFSCSSSIRVHERTHTGEKPYACKECGKAFISHTSVLTHMITHNGDRPYKCKECGKAFIFPSFLRVHERIHTGEKPYTCKQCGKAFRCSTSIQIHERIHTGEKPYKCKECGKSFSARPAFRVHVRVHTGEKPYKCKECGKAFSRISYFRIHERTHTGEKPYECKKCGKTFNYPLDLQIHKRNHTGEKPYECKECAKTFISLENFRRHMITHTGEGPYKCRDCGKVFIFPSALRTHERTHTGEKPYECKQCGKAFSCSSYIRIHKRTHTGEKPYECKECGKAFIYPTSFQGHMRMHTGEKPYKCKECGKAFSLHSSFQRHTRIHNYEKPLECKQCGKAFSLSTSLKKHMRMHNR; via the exons ATG GACTCAGTGGCTTTTAAGGATGTGTCTGTGAGCTTCAGCCAGGAGGAGTGGGCTCTGCTGGCTCCTTCACAGAAGAAACTCTACAGAGATGTGATGCAAGAAACATTCAAGAACCTGGCATCTATAG GGGAAAAATGGGAAGACCCGAATGTTGAAGATCAACACAAAAACCAAGGACGAAATCTAAG AAGCCATATGGGAGAGAGACTCTGTGAAGGTAAAGAAGGTAGTCAATGTGCAGAAACCTTCAGTCCCAATCTCAGTGTGACAAAGAAGACTGCCGGAGTAAAACCATATGAATGTACTATCTGTGGAAAAGTCTTCATGCGTCTTTCATCCCTTACTAGACACATGAGGTCTCACACTGGATATGAGCTATTTGAGAAGCCATataaatgtaaggaatgtgggaaagcctttagtTATCTCAAATCCTTTCAAAGACATGAAAGGAgtcacactggagaaaaaccctataaatgtaaaCAATGTGGAAAAACCTTCATATATCACCAACCCTTTCAAAGACATGAGCGGACTCACATTggagaaaaaccctatgaatgtaagcaATGTGGAAAAGCTCTTAGTTGTTCCAGTTCGCTTCGAGTTCATGAAAGgattcacactggagaaaagccctatgaatgtaaacaatgtgggaaagccttcagttGTTCCAGTTCTATTCGAGTACATgaaagaactcacactggagagaaaccctatgcatgtaaggaatgtgggaaagccttcattTCCCACACAAGTGTTCTAACACACATGATAACACACAACGGAGATAGACCTTATAAAtgcaaggaatgtgggaaggcatTCATTTTTCCCAGTTTTTTACGAGTACATGaaagaattcacactggagagaaaccctatacaTGTAAACAATGTGGTAAAGCCTTCAGATGTTCCACCTCCATTCAAATTCATgaaagaattcatactggagagaagccctataaatgtaaagaatgtgggaaaTCTTTCAGTGCACGCCCAGCCTTTCGAGTACACGTGAGAGtgcatactggagagaaaccctataagtgtaaagaatgtgggaaagcctttagtAGGATCAGTTACTTTCGAATACATGAAAGGACTCACACTGGAGAAAAGCCCTACGAATGTAAAAAATGTGGGAAAACCTTCAATTATCCTCTAGATTTGCAAATCCACAAGAGAAatcacactggagaaaaaccctatgAGTGTAAGGAATGTGCAAAAACCTTCATTTCTCTCGAGAACTTTCGAAGACACATGATCACTCACACTGGAGAGGGACCTTATAAATGTAGGGACTGTGGGAAGGTGTTCATTTTTCCTAGTGCGTTACGAACACATgaaagaactcacactggagagaaaccctatgaatgtaaacaatgtggaaaagcctttagTTGTTCCAGTTACATTCGGATACATAAAAGAACTCACACTGGggagaaaccttatgaatgtaaggaatgcgGGAAGGCCTTTATTTATCCCACAAGCTTTCAAGGACACATGAGAAtgcatactggagagaaaccctataaatgtaaagaatgtgggaaggcctttagTCTTCACAGTTCTTTTCAAAGACATACAAGAATTCACAATTATGAGAAACCTCTTGAATGTAAgcaatgtggaaaagccttcagtTTGTCCACATCCTTAAAAAAACATATGAGAATGCACAATCGATAG